CGGGTAAATATTCTTGCTATGTTTTACATAACAAAAGCAGCGCTACCCTATATGCAAAAAGGAAGCTTAATAATAAATACTGCTTCTGTAACAGCCTACAAAGGAAGTCCTGAACTATTGGATTATTCTGCTACTAAAGGCGCTGTAGTAGCTTTCACAAGAAGTCTTTCCATAAACCTGGAGAAAAAAGATATACGTGTAAATGCTGTTGCGCCGGGCCCGATCTGGACACCGTTGATACCGGCATCTTTCGATGCGGAAAAAACAGCAAAGCATGGTGCCGATGTTCCTAAAAAGCGCCTGGGGCAACCAATTGAAGTAGCACCTTCTTATCTTTTTTTAGCAAGCGAAGCAGCTACTTATATGAGCGGGCAAGTGTTGCATCCTAATGGCGGAACTGTTGTAAACGGATAAACATAATTTAAACATACATCATGAAACAACTTATTTCTTTACTGACTATAATTTTACTTTTTTCATCCTGCATCGCAACCGGTAATTATGGCTATATGCATCCTGCATATATTGCGCCGGGTGTAGGCTTGGGAACCATTGTCGCCGTTGTTATTTCCTGGAGCCGTAATAAGTCTATTTTGTGGGCGATCATTCACGGCATATTGGGATGGCTGTATGTTATTTATGCACTATTGACAAGCAATGGTAAAAAATTATAACTTCTTATTTAAACTGTTAAATGAGAATTTAAATATAAATAAATCTACAAGCTATTAATACCAATAAGATCAAGGCGATCACTAAAATATATTTGTCAAAAAAATAAAGAATAAGTGCGGGTATGCTTGTTATTGCACAAACAAAACTTTGAAAAATAAATTGCTTATTTATTTCCCAAATTGTATGTTCCGTTATTAATGGGCTTACTAATTGATACCCTGTTTGATAAGCCCTTGCTAATTGTTCAACGATAGTAAATAACAAAACAATCAAAGCTATTTTAGACGTCATTTTTAAAACACCTTGTTTTTTATTTTGCATTCTATGTTGAATTTATCTTATTGTTATTCATGGATGAAGTGCTCTGCTGTCAGTTTCAATATTTTTTACTTATTCTTGTCTTTACAAATTCACCGTTTTCTTTTTGCTGATATTGTGAAATGCATCTAAAATTATTACCCATATATTCATAATCATTCAATCTCCCTGAATATGATTTCGGCAAAGTAGCATCTGATCTGTAAATTATTGTTAAGCAGTATAGATCGGAATCCAATTTTTTAATTAAATATTTCTGTTCCCCAATTTGCCGCCATTGCTTTGATGAAGTAAAAGCCGTATCACCCTGTATCCAATACGTTCCTGTATCACTCATGATCTTACCATGCGAACAACCGCCGGTAACTGTCCAATTATAATTGTTATCAGGCTTTATATCCAATTTACCAAACGTATCACTGTAATACTCTCCATAAATTTTTGTTTGAACATCTGCATTATCAATACGTACCAATCCCTTCTTCTTTTCATCATACTCCCATTGTTGAAGCGGCTTATCTTCTTTCTCAGAATAACTTATAACTTCTCCTACAGCATTATAAGAAGTATGCATAAACCCGACAGTAGCTAAAAAAGGATTGGAGAATATGTCTATTAAAATAGACTTTACCGGTTCCTTAGGATAAGTTGCATCCGGACCAATTGATCGTACCACAACAAAACTTATATGCTTTTCATTTACAAACTTCTCTATGCTCTTATTTTGGTAAACATCTCCCGAAATGATCAATAATTTAAAGCTGGTATCAATCTCTGAACCAAGCGTATCTAATAATTTGCTTAACAGCAACGTGTTTTTCTTAAACGTATTGCCAGATTGGGAAAAGCTTTTTATTGAAATTGTAAAAAAAATTATTAACAACAGTGCTCGCATAAAATGAGGGTTGGCCGGTTACACTTATCCGGTTAAGAGTTATGCAGCTAATTTAAACACAATAACGCACAAAATCACTTTCCTTCCAAAATCTCCATCACTACTTTCTCTTCTACTGTCAATTCATTATTGTTAGAGGCATTTGTTGCGCCGTTTAAGCGAGTAATATATTTATCCAGCTTATTGTTTTCATAAAGGTCCAACAGCACGGGATGTACATAATATTTTTTACAAACCGTTCTTGTATTTCCTAAATGTTTTGCTACTATATCCAATGCTTCAACTATTTTCTTTTTTGCTTCACCGGCAGTTTCAAAATTGCCCAGTTCTTTAAATGCCATAAACGTCTGCACCGTGCCTGCCCATGTACGGAAATCCTTTGCTGTAAAATCTGCCCCTGATAGTCTTCTTATATATTCATTCACCATTCCGGAATCGATGGAGTGATGTGTTCCGTCTTCATTATAATATTGAAACAATTCTTTGCCGGGTATATCTCTGCATTTTTTAACTATTGCCGAAAGCTTTTTGTTTTGTATGCTGATATCATGCTCTACTCCTTTCTTTCCTCTAAAGGAAAATTTCACCGTATTGCCGGAGATGCTTACATGTTTATCTTTTAAAGTAGTCAGCCCAAATGAGCCATATAATTTTTCATAAAAATTATTACCGATACGAATACCTGTGCGTTCCATCAGGCTAACAATAGCAGCCAATACTTTTTCCACAGGCAAACCGGGCAAAGCAAGGTCTTTATCTAATTGTTTTCTTATATCAGGCAATGTTTTTCCAAAATGATGCAGGCGAAAGAATTTGGTATAGTTGCGCAATACACTCCACAACGGATGATACTTGTATTGTTTACGTTTCATTGCATCTAAACCCGTAGCCTGCAAATGCCCCTTAGCCAACGTACATATCCACACATTTTCCCAGGCAGGCGGAATTACCAATGAAGCAATACGCTTTAATACTTCTTTATCTTTTACCTCTTTATCATCCAGCAGGTATTTAAATGATGTACCACTTTTAACTCTTGTGATTCCTTTTTGTTTATCATCCACATATACCAGCTTAATTGCTTCGGCTGTTTTTTCAGGATCATTTACAATAGCGTTCATAGTACGCTTGGGTAGTGAGACCACATTCTCTTCCATGTTATTTTGCATGCTTAGTATATAGAAACTTTCATGCCTTTCTACATATACTCACAATTCAATAACAAATGAGCAATAACATACACAATATGTTTATCATTCATGCCAAAAATATACGCTGATAAAGATTTCAACATTCAAGCAACCTTGGCATCAATGTTGATTTCATACATTCATTATTTACTTTTAAAAATATAATTGTTATGCCAACTAAAAATCAACAGGGGCCTAAACAACGTCAAAGTTCCCCAAAAAGTTCTCAAGGAACTCATCCTACAAGGACTGAAAAGAGCAATCAAAGCAAATCCACTCAATCATCAAAAGTTGGAGGAAGAAGTACAAAACATTCTTCTGATATGAGAGATGACAACATGGACAACAACATGGATAACGAATAGTTATTCAAAAAGGAATTGATAATTTAGGAAGCAGGGAATTAAACGTTCCCTGTTTTCTTTTGCGCCTGGTCATACAATAAAAAAGCCGGATCAAATATCCGGCTGTTGAAACGATAGGTGCTGTATTATTTTTTCATCTTATCATGCAATGCTGTAGCCATTTCCAGGTGATGTTGCAACTCAGGCAATGCATCTGAAAAAAGCGCCTTTATATCAGGATCTGTACAATTTTGTGCACTTTTCTGAAACAGGTCTATTGCATCTTTATGCGCCGATACAAGATCGCTTACATAGCCTTTATCTCTTTCCGCTTTATCTTTTTGTTCTTTCCATTTCATGATCTTGTCTGCCTGTTCTGGCGTAATATCGGCAGGCAATGAAACACCTTTCTTATCTGCCAGTCCCTTGATCTTCATATTTAATTTGCTATGCGCATCGGCCATTGTTCCGGCAATGGATTGTACATCTGCATTGGACGAATACATTTTAACAGTGTCAGAAACGCGTTGTTCAAACGTACTGGCAGCATAAGCATCCACCAATGCCTGTGCATCTTTTTCTCCAACCTTGTCAAACTTTGCATCATTCTTTGCTTCTGCTGTGTCTTTTGTGTTTACAGTATTCTCATTGTTATTTCCACCGTTACCACAGGCATTTAAACCAATAACGATCGCTAATAAAAAACAGCTCTTTAAAAATTTTAAACTACTCATACATTTTGTTTTAGTTGTGAATGAAATTGTTTTGGGCACAGATCATAAATTGTTTTTCTACTTATTTATAATAATATAATTATTGTTTGCTAACCCGCCATAGTCTGTTTCCACCGTCATCAGCTACCAATAATGAGCCATCCTTTAAAACAGCAACGCCAACCGGCCTGCCGTACACTTCATCTTTACTTTCATCTGCAATGAACCCGGTTAGAAACGGTTCGGGTGCGGCAATTGGCTTACCATTTTTAAATGGTACAAAAGCTACCTGGTATCCTGCAAACTTTGAACGGTTCCAGGAACCATGCTCTCCGATAAAAGCTCCTCCGCGATATTTTTCAGGGAAACCGGTTGCTTTGTAAAATGTCAATCCTAATGCTGCCGTATGTGCATTCATGGAAACATCCGGCACTATTGCTTTTGCTACCAGGTCAGGGTTTTGCTGGTCTTTCATTCTTGGATCAAGATGCTGACCAAAATAGCTGTAAGGCCAACCATAAAATCCTCCTTCTTTCACACTTGTTAAATAATCCGGCACTAACTCATCTCCTAATTCATCCCGTTCATTTACAACCACCCACAAGTTTTTTGTACCCGGAGCCCAATCCATCCCAATTGGATTTCGCAAACCGCTGGCATATATCTTTTCTCCGCTGCCATCTGTATTTACTTCTAAGATATTGGCACGTCTTACTTCTTTATCTATTCCATCTTCTGCTACATTACTGGAGGAACCAACAGAAATATAGATCTTATCCTTTGTATCGTTGGTAACTATGTTACGTGTCCAGTGTCTTTTATTTCCCGGCAGAGAAACAATTTTTTTACCTGCCGCAGTTATAGCATTACTTCCCGCCGTGTAAGGAAATGCCATTACCGCATCGGTATTTGCTACATAAAAAGTATTTCCAATTATCAACATTCCAAATGGCTTATTTAATCCTTTTAAAAAAACTGTTTTAAGATCAGGTATTCCATCTCCATTTGTATCTCTGAATAAGAGGATGTCGTCTGCACTTCCATTCATTACTGATTTGAGTGGGTTATGCTCAACCTTTGCTTCTGCAACAAAAATATCCCCGTTGTCTGCAACATATATCCAACGTGGATTATTTAAACTATCTGCAAAAAGATTAACTACAAAACCCGCCGGCGCCGTGGGTGTTTTATTTGCCGGCCAACCGATAACCTTACTGATTTTTTTTGCAGATGGAGTAGCATATGGCTCAGGAAGATTGACTTCCTGTGTTTTAGTTGCTACCGTATCTGCTTTTACAGAAGTCGGTGATGCATCTTCCTTTTGTTTTTTTTGTCCGCATCCGATCGATGTAATTAATAAGATGAAAGAAGCGATGACAAGACTTTGTTTCATACAATAATTTTTTCTTATTGTTTTTGCAACAAATATGCCTGTAAGAATAAACCGTATTTATCTTTCTTTACGCCGATTATTTTCCCCTGCTTGAGGATTTTATTTCCGTGGATTGTAATTGTATAAGATCACGCTGCTAAAATGTATGAAATAAAAAGGCTCCGTAAACGGAGCCTTGCTTGATTACCTCTCAAAGTAATTGCCCTACGAAAAACACCGGGTCAAAGATAAGTGCATGATTGCAATAGACCTGTTACATAATTGTTTGAAAAAATTGTATAATTTTTTCAACTGCATTTGATCACAAATCAAGACTGGATCGATGTTTCGCTCCTGGTGAAATCAGTTGCACCTGCAATTGCTTCTTCAGCCTCTTTGTACTCTCTCATCAATGCTTCACGAATGGTTGTTACACTCCATTTCAAAGCTTTGGTGATGTCTTCACTTTTCTGAAGTATTTTCTTCCTGACCTTTGTTCCTTCATCAGGAGCACATAATAAACCGGCAATTGCGCCTATTGCAATTCCCGATAAAAAGCTTGCTGCAATTTTTCTATTACTCATAATAAATAGCATTTAAATAGTGATGAATGAATAACAGGTAAAAATAATTGTGCCTGATTTTATAATACAATCATTTACACAATTATATGAATGTGTTGTAGCAGAATATCCCCGATAAAAACAAAATCGTTGCTATATTCTCTCACAAATCTTTGCCCGGTTAAAATATATCTGGCATGGTTATTTATCTATATATCCCAGATTCATTTGAGGGGTGCTTCACAATTTAAAGAGCTGAGAAATACCCATAGAACCTGACACGGATAATACCGGCGAAGGAAAGCAAAAGAATCAAGGGGCTTCTTCTTTAAGGAAGCCCTGTTTTTATTTAAAATGGCTTGAGTTTTGTTGCATTAAATTCTAATCACTTACTATTTAAAAAACTTACTAAACCATTGAGTTATGAAAAATTATGACATCATAATCGAGACCCCTAAGGAGGGACATTTCAAGTACAAGTTCGAACCCTCTGCCGGCATGTTCAAATTAAACAAGATTCTTCCTCAAGGTCTTGTGTTTCCTTATGACTTTGGCTTTGTTCCTTATACCGTTGGAGAAGATGGTGATCCCCTGGATGTATTGGTATTTTCTGAACATGCTCTTTTTACGGGTTGTGTGGTAGAATGCAGAATAATCGGTGGTATACAGGCATCCGAGATGGATGAAAACAAAATATCTATTAGAAATGACAGACTTATCGGAATACCTGTTTTGTCTAAAGTATATGCACACATTAATTCTATTGATCAGATAGAAGAAGAAAAGATCAATGAGATAAAAAACTTTTTCATATCCTATAATTCTTATTACGATAAAACGTTTATCACAGAAGGCGTGCTGAGTGCGGCTGACGTAGAAAAATTAATAAAGCAGAGTAATAACAGTTATCATCATTTTAAAAATAAGCCCACTTTGTCAAGGCTATAAAAAAGAAGGGAACTAAATAGAAATTCAGTTCCGTTCGAAAAATCCCTTATTGAAAAACCTATAGTTTCTATTAAATAAATATTGTGCCGAACAGCTAGAAAGATAAATTACACTGTCCTTTATTCTTTGCAATTACTTATCTGTACTGGCTTTTAAACAAAATGATGTAACTATTATAAAAAGTTGCTTAGTAATATTACGATGTTGTTATTTTTCCCCAATGTGTAGAATTTTTTAGCATCAATGTGTAAGTGAAATGTGGCAGAAGAAACGGCTTAGTTTTTGTCCAAATAGTTTTATACAATTTTTTCTCTCTCATAATCGACATATATAGCAATTAGCAAAATCCCCTCCTTTCGGAGGGGATTTAGTTTTATATATAATCTTAAGTATCTACTTAAATAAAAGTTGAAACATCTTCCACTTCGCTTGCATTATTTATTGCAACCTTTGGATAAATGAACGCTTTAAAATCTCCATGCGAAGCATTGTCCGAAATGATCATCAAATAACGTTCATCAATATAATAGACATTATCCTTTGTATTTTTAAATGTATTG
The Ferruginibacter albus DNA segment above includes these coding regions:
- a CDS encoding DUF4142 domain-containing protein, yielding MSSLKFLKSCFLLAIVIGLNACGNGGNNNENTVNTKDTAEAKNDAKFDKVGEKDAQALVDAYAASTFEQRVSDTVKMYSSNADVQSIAGTMADAHSKLNMKIKGLADKKGVSLPADITPEQADKIMKWKEQKDKAERDKGYVSDLVSAHKDAIDLFQKSAQNCTDPDIKALFSDALPELQHHLEMATALHDKMKK
- a CDS encoding YtxH domain-containing protein; this translates as MSNRKIAASFLSGIAIGAIAGLLCAPDEGTKVRKKILQKSEDITKALKWSVTTIREALMREYKEAEEAIAGATDFTRSETSIQS
- a CDS encoding DNA topoisomerase IB, whose amino-acid sequence is MQNNMEENVVSLPKRTMNAIVNDPEKTAEAIKLVYVDDKQKGITRVKSGTSFKYLLDDKEVKDKEVLKRIASLVIPPAWENVWICTLAKGHLQATGLDAMKRKQYKYHPLWSVLRNYTKFFRLHHFGKTLPDIRKQLDKDLALPGLPVEKVLAAIVSLMERTGIRIGNNFYEKLYGSFGLTTLKDKHVSISGNTVKFSFRGKKGVEHDISIQNKKLSAIVKKCRDIPGKELFQYYNEDGTHHSIDSGMVNEYIRRLSGADFTAKDFRTWAGTVQTFMAFKELGNFETAGEAKKKIVEALDIVAKHLGNTRTVCKKYYVHPVLLDLYENNKLDKYITRLNGATNASNNNELTVEEKVVMEILEGK
- a CDS encoding inorganic diphosphatase → MKNYDIIIETPKEGHFKYKFEPSAGMFKLNKILPQGLVFPYDFGFVPYTVGEDGDPLDVLVFSEHALFTGCVVECRIIGGIQASEMDENKISIRNDRLIGIPVLSKVYAHINSIDQIEEEKINEIKNFFISYNSYYDKTFITEGVLSAADVEKLIKQSNNSYHHFKNKPTLSRL
- a CDS encoding PQQ-dependent sugar dehydrogenase → MKQSLVIASFILLITSIGCGQKKQKEDASPTSVKADTVATKTQEVNLPEPYATPSAKKISKVIGWPANKTPTAPAGFVVNLFADSLNNPRWIYVADNGDIFVAEAKVEHNPLKSVMNGSADDILLFRDTNGDGIPDLKTVFLKGLNKPFGMLIIGNTFYVANTDAVMAFPYTAGSNAITAAGKKIVSLPGNKRHWTRNIVTNDTKDKIYISVGSSSNVAEDGIDKEVRRANILEVNTDGSGEKIYASGLRNPIGMDWAPGTKNLWVVVNERDELGDELVPDYLTSVKEGGFYGWPYSYFGQHLDPRMKDQQNPDLVAKAIVPDVSMNAHTAALGLTFYKATGFPEKYRGGAFIGEHGSWNRSKFAGYQVAFVPFKNGKPIAAPEPFLTGFIADESKDEVYGRPVGVAVLKDGSLLVADDGGNRLWRVSKQ